One Salvia splendens isolate huo1 chromosome 12, SspV2, whole genome shotgun sequence genomic window carries:
- the LOC121757063 gene encoding L10-interacting MYB domain-containing protein-like, which translates to MWDTLAEEQRQHFNRICKIWGEDLTKMNGESNGQQTKQERLRTRWTPILDKVFADIVVEQIRQGNRPNNIFDKKTWRQIREEFNRKTGLSFNNNQLRKHLDVLRTRYRNLQSTFTQNDAIMPDPCYMGFDQWEDIGAQAKMEPAKMKECSIYEQLCTIFADSGVDGKYAQSSHYGKLNMSAGIDQFGSEDANPSPKTPSTSKSMLGNGSSPQNINKSVADKKRKRISEVGYVSDQSQWNHELSDTMAEAFLDMMQSSRIRTATKPQIDERFSITNCIKALDKIEGIDDNLYYAALDLFENPNFREVFLSLQNDYLRLTWLQEKCGGFTPFSY; encoded by the exons ATGTGGGACACACTTGCAGAAGAGCAGAGGCAACATTTCAATCGCATATGCAAAATTTGGGGTGAGGATCTAACCAAG ATGAATGGTGAATCTAATGGGCAACAAACCAAGCAAGAACGATTGAGGACGAGATGGACACCTATACTTGATAAAGTTTTCGCAGATATAGTTGTGGAACAGATTCGACAGGGAAACAGACCAAATAATATTTTCGACAAGAAAACATGGAGACAGATCCGTGAGGAATTTAACAGGAAGACTGGTCTCAGTTTTAATAACAATCAATTAAGAAAGCATCTTGACGTTCTGCGTACACGTTATCGCAATTTGCAATCCACTTTTACACAGAATGATGCAATAATGCCAGATCCATGCTACATGGGTTTTGATCAATGGGAAGATATCGGG GCTCAAGCAAAGATGGAACCAGCAAAGATGAAGGAATGTTCTATTTATGAGCAGCTATGCACAATATTTGCAGATTCAGGCGTAGATGGAAAATACGCCCAATCAAGCCACTACGGAAAATTGAATATGTCAGCTGGCATTGATCAGTTTGGTTCAGAAGATGCAAACCCAAGTCCTAAAACACCATCCACATCGAAATCTATGCTAGGAAATGGATCTTCACCCCAGAACATTAACAAGAGCGTGGCTGACAAAAAGAGAAAGCGTATATCCGAAGTTGGATATGTCTCAGATCAAAGTCAATGGAATCATGAGCTAAGTGATACTATGGCGGAAGCCTTCCTGGATATGATGCAGTCCTCTAGGATTCGAACAGCCACAAAGCCTCAAATTGATGAAAGATTCTCAATCACAAACTGCATAAAAGCATTGGACAAGATTGAAGGCATTGATGACAATCTTTATTATGCTGCCTTAGATCTGTTTGAGAATCCTAATTTCAGGGAGGTGTTCCTATCTCTGCAGAACGACTACCTTCGACTAACATGGTTGCAGGAAAAATGTGGTGGTTTTACTCCATTTAGCTATTGA
- the LOC121759500 gene encoding putative HVA22-like protein g — translation MIGSLFTRGLVMVLGYAYPAYECYKSMELNKPDIEQLRFWCQYWVLVAGLTVFERIGDTFIGWVPMYGEAKLAFFIYLWYPKTKGTTYVYDSFFRPYVAKHETEIDRSLLEMKTRAGDLAFMYWQKSASYAQTRVFDILQFVAAQSTPKRSAQPSQQESKVLKPTTPPTRVADVTTQPQNEQLSSPASSTSSSEQEEDAIDAAESSGEPKAAPAPVVSKGPKAAPAPAVSKGPKAATAPAVSKGPKVTPSQALVASSSSKEEAMQIDSVSETTPPTIQETVVSEEALGSPKSRSRKTRAAASKR, via the exons ATGATTGGATCTCTTTTCACTAGAGGACTTGT GATGGTTCTTGGGTATGCATACCCTGCGTATGAATGCTATAAATCTATGGAACTGAATAAGCCTGACATCGAGCAACTTCGCTTTTGGTGCCAATACTG GGTCTTAGTGGCGGGCTTGACAGTATTTGAAAGAATTGGTGATACATTTATTGGCTG GGTTCCCATGTATGGTGAAGCTAAGTTAGCCTTCTTTATATATCTGTGGTATCCTAAAACTAAG GGAACAACATATGTTTATGATTCGTTCTTTCGGCCTTATGTTGCAAAGCATGAGACAGAAATTGATCGTAGTTTGTTAGAAATGAAGACAAGAGCAGGGGACTTGGCATTTATGTACTGGCAAAAGTCGGCAAGTTATGCCCAGACCAGAGTTTTTGATATTTTGCAGTTTGTTGCTGCACAATCAACCCCCAAACGATCAGCTCAG CCTTCACAGCAGGAATCCAAAGTCCTGAAACCCACTACACCACCAACTCGTGTAGCAGATGTCACGACACAACCCCAAAATGAACAGCTCTCTTCTCCGGCTTCCTCTACATCTTCAAGCGAGCAAGAAGAGGATGCAATAGATGCTGCAGAATCTTCGGGCGAACCAAAAGCAGCTCCTGCTCCGGTAGTCTCCAAAGGACCAAAAGCAGCTCCTGCTCCAGCAGTCTCCAAAGGACCAAAAGCAGCTACTGCTCCAGCAGTCTCAAAAGGTCCAAAAGTAACACCGAGTCAAGCCCTTGTGGCGTCGAGTTCCTCTAAAGAAGAGGCAATGCAGATCGATTCTGTGAGTGAGACTACACCTCCTACAATACAAGAGACTGTTGTATCAGAAGAAGCCTTAGGATCGCCGAAATCGAGATCTAGGAAAACACGTGCTGCTGCATCAAAACGCTGA